From Tiliqua scincoides isolate rTilSci1 chromosome 2, rTilSci1.hap2, whole genome shotgun sequence, the proteins below share one genomic window:
- the BNIP1 gene encoding vesicle transport protein SEC20 — protein MAGTADVPVRVCNQEIVKFDLEIKATVQDIRDCTGPVSTLTELNAKVKEKFQQLRLRIQELEQMAKEQDKESEKQVLLQEVENHKKQMLSNQTAWRKANLACKIAIDNAEKDELLRGGDPLRQRYTATVL, from the exons ATGGCGGGCACTGCTGACGTGCCGGTGCGAGTCTGCAACCAGGAGATCGTCAAATTCGACCTGGAGATTAAAGCGACGGTGCAg GATATTCGGGATTGTACGGGCCCTGTAAGTACACTGACAGAACTGAATGCCAAAGTGAAGGAAAAGTTTCAGCAGTTACGACTTAGGATCCAG GAGCTTGAACAGATGGCTAAGGAACAAGATAAAGAATCAGAAAAGCAAGTTCTACTCCAAGAAGTGGAGAACCATAAGAAGCAAATGCTCAG CAATCAGACAGCCTGGAGGAAGGCAAATCTAGCTTGCAAAATTGCCATTGACAATGCTGAGAAAGATGAATTGCTGCGAGGAGGAGATCCTTTAAGACAAAGGTACACAGCCACTGTTCTCTAA
- the LOC136638889 gene encoding copper-transporting ATPase 2-like produces the protein MGAVTITSSPDTTTGRPTDGDREVGTLAAAPLRTEVVSELPYRDDELWKKLHPDSSKRCSAGTTEKCFLEITGMTCASCVSNIEKNLQKEDGIVSVLVALMAGKAEIKYKPDLIQPLEITQLIKNLGFEASVIEDYTDAAGSINLKVTGMTCASCVHNIESRLNKTLGVLHASVALATSKAHVRFDPEVVGPRDIIKIVEGIGFQATLIKRDPKDHNLDHKQEIKQWKKSFLSSLVFGIPVLILMIYMLIPGDQQHESMVLEQNLIPGLSILNLLFFVLCTFVQFLGGWYFYVQAYKSLKHRMANMDVLIVLATTIAYIYSCVILAVAIAEKAEQSPITFFDTPPMLFVFIALGRWLEHIAKSKTSEALAKLISLQATEAVIVTLGPDNCIIRYKYLSCMTDEILQYSGIWRSTL, from the exons ATGGGTGCGGTGACCATCACGTCCAGCCCTG ACACCACTACTGGGAGACCTACTGATGGGGATAGGGAAGTTGGCACACTCGCTGCTGCTCCCTTGAGAACGGAAGTTGTTTCAGAATTGCCGTACAGAGATGATGAGTTGTGGAAAAAGTTGCACCCTGATTCTTCAAAGCGCTGCAGTGCAGGAACGACCGAAAAATGTTTTTTGGAAATCACAGGCATGACATGTGCATCATGTGTATCAAACATTGAGAAGAATCTTCAAAAAGAAGATG GAATAGTTTCTGTGCTTGTTGCATTGATGGCAGGGAAAGCAGAGATAAAATACAAGCCAGACCTAATTCAGCCTCTTGAGATAACTCAGTTGATCAAGAATTTAGGCTTTGAAGCATCAGTCATAGAAGATTACACCGATGCAGCTGGCAGTATAAATCTTAAA GTCACTGGGATGACCTGTGCTTCCTGTGTTCACAACATTGAATCAAGACTTAACAAAACGCTAGGTGTACTTCATGCATCTGTCGCACTGGCTACTTCCAAAGCTCATGTCCGCTTCGACCCTGAAGTTGTTGGTCCTCGAGACATTATAAAAATAGTTGAG gggattggctTTCAAGCAACTTTAATTAAAAGAGATCCAAAGGATCACAACTTGGATCACAAACAGGAGATCAAACA GTGGAAGAAATCATTCTTATCCAGCCTGGTATTTGGTATCCCTGTTTTGATCTTAATGATTTACATGCTAATACCTGGCGATCAGCAGCATGAATCGATGGTGCTGGAACAAAATCTAATTCCTGGATTATCTATTCTAAACCTTCTCTTCTTTGTTCTTTGCACTTTTGTTCAG TTCCTCGGTGGATGGTACTTCTATGTCCAAGCCTACAAATCACTGAAGCACAGGATGGCCAATATGGATGTTCTCATAGTGCTGGCCACCACTATAGCTTACATCTACTCATGTGTCATTTTAGCGGTTGCCATAGCAGAAAAGGCAGAGCAAAGCCCCATCACCTTCTTTGACACTCCTCCAATGCTGTTTGTGTTCATTGCTCTTGGGCGGTGGCTGGAACACATAGCAAAG agtaaaacatcAGAGGCCCTTGCCAAATTAATATCTCTTCAAGCAACGGAAGCCGTTATAGTGACACTTGGCCCTGATAACTGCATCATCAGGTATAAGTATCTTTCTTGTATGACAGATGAGATCCTTCAGTATTCTGGAATTTGGAGATCCACTTTGTAG